One region of Xylanimonas ulmi genomic DNA includes:
- a CDS encoding alpha/beta fold hydrolase produces MSSEVAYTIPGVHVVDRVLDVPLDWSAPDDAASVSVFVREVVAAHRRFEDLPLLVFLQGGPGGKGPRPMGADGWLATALERFRVVLLDQRGTGRSSPVSARRLAAVGDGAAQAEHLSHFRADAIVRDAEHIRRTLYDGRRWSSLGQSYGGFITLTYLSLAPEALDACYVTGGLPGLTASATQVYVRTQPRVAAKNAVFHARYPHDAGALRRVVDRVAAGGVVLPCGDPLTVPRVQALGMGFGMRPGFERAHWILDEAFDADGELTDTFLAEVEAATSFRTNPLYAVVHESIYAQSHTGPTAWAAQRVLEADPAFAPGADPLLLTGEMIYPHMFEQAELRGYRAAAEALARRDGWGDLYDLARLGANEAPVEAAVYFDDMYVDAGLSLETAAHVGNAAAWVTNEHEHDGLRMGDVLATLLRRLDERGGPLH; encoded by the coding sequence CGTCCTCGACGTCCCCCTCGACTGGTCGGCGCCCGACGACGCCGCGTCCGTGTCGGTGTTCGTGCGCGAGGTCGTGGCCGCGCACCGCCGGTTCGAGGATCTGCCGCTGCTGGTGTTCCTCCAGGGCGGCCCCGGCGGCAAGGGTCCGCGTCCGATGGGCGCCGACGGCTGGCTGGCGACCGCGCTGGAGCGCTTCCGCGTCGTGCTGCTCGACCAGCGCGGCACCGGCCGCTCGTCGCCGGTGTCCGCGCGGCGCCTCGCGGCGGTCGGCGACGGCGCCGCCCAGGCCGAGCACCTGTCCCATTTCCGCGCCGACGCGATCGTGCGCGACGCCGAGCACATCCGCCGCACGCTGTACGACGGGCGCCGCTGGTCGTCCCTGGGCCAGTCGTACGGCGGGTTCATCACCCTGACCTACCTGTCGCTCGCGCCCGAGGCGCTCGACGCGTGCTACGTCACGGGCGGCTTGCCTGGCCTGACGGCGAGCGCCACGCAGGTCTACGTGCGCACGCAGCCGCGCGTGGCCGCCAAGAACGCCGTCTTCCACGCGCGCTACCCGCACGACGCCGGGGCGCTGCGCCGCGTCGTCGACCGCGTCGCGGCGGGTGGCGTCGTCCTGCCGTGCGGCGACCCGTTGACGGTTCCGCGTGTGCAGGCGCTCGGGATGGGCTTCGGCATGCGGCCGGGGTTCGAGCGGGCGCACTGGATCCTCGACGAGGCCTTCGACGCCGACGGCGAGCTGACCGACACGTTCCTCGCGGAGGTCGAGGCGGCGACGTCGTTTCGCACCAACCCGCTGTACGCCGTCGTGCACGAGTCGATATACGCGCAGTCGCACACCGGGCCGACGGCGTGGGCCGCGCAGCGCGTGCTGGAGGCGGATCCGGCTTTCGCGCCGGGCGCCGACCCGCTGCTGCTGACGGGCGAGATGATCTACCCCCACATGTTCGAGCAGGCCGAGCTGCGCGGGTATCGCGCGGCGGCCGAGGCGCTCGCGCGGCGCGACGGCTGGGGCGACCTGTACGACCTGGCGCGGTTGGGCGCGAACGAGGCGCCGGTCGAGGCCGCCGTGTACTTCGACGACATGTACGTCGACGCCGGGCTGTCGCTCGAGACGGCCGCGCATGTCGGCAACGCCGCGGCGTGGGTCACCAACGAGCACGAGCACGACGGCCTGCGCATGGGCGACGTGCTGGCGACGCTGCTGCGCCGCCTCGACGAGCGCGGCGGCCCGCTCCACTGA